The following proteins are encoded in a genomic region of Magnolia sinica isolate HGM2019 chromosome 1, MsV1, whole genome shotgun sequence:
- the LOC131245782 gene encoding uncharacterized protein LOC131245782, protein MAIDAKDDVFPVSYAFVESKNVGNWKWFCDELAQVLECILKLTFMSEREEGILDVVSDIFPYASHRYSQESLVGEICLKFNCGDLNKLFKSAVYVGGHSEFDACMCEIHDKYKKAWNIVNDINPEHWATSHFEEKLYFEEGCYFDVVGEWWDKLEGWRKVPINRVLVNLLDYMIEIFNERLNESSSWDTQFVPRVEQIICVGKITSENYCASGGAAEFEVHDVNNANADPNKVDLKWQTCSCLIWQRCGYPCEHVIAAIEYSGRNVYNYFDVYFMVAKYSEIYSEVINPLHLAKKSLSKGNKKKYVESEEVSLTD, encoded by the coding sequence ATGGCCATTGATGCAAAAGATGATGTGTTCCCAGTCTCATATGCATTTGTTGAATCAAAGAACGTAGGGAATTGGAAATGGTTCTGTGATGAGTTGGCTCAAGTCTTGGAATGCATACTTAAATTAACATTTATGTCAGAGAGAGAAGAAGGGATTCTTGATGTGGTTAGTGATATCTTTCCATATGCATCTCATCGTTACTCTCAAGAGAGTCTGGTTGGAGAAATTTGCCTAAAGTTCAACTGTGGGGATTTGAATAAGCTTTTTAAGAGTGCAGTTTATGTAGGGGGTCATTCTGAATTCGATGCTTGCATGTGTGAAATTCATGATAAATATAAAAAAGCATGGAATATTGTAAATGATATTAATCCTGAACACTGGGCCACTTCTCACTTTGAAGAGAAGCTTTATTTTGAAGAGGGTTGTTATTTTGACGTTGTAGGTGAATGGTGGGATAAGTTGGAGGGATGGAGAAAGGTGCCTATCAATAGGGTGTTGGTAAACTTGCTCGATTATATGATAGAGATTTTTAATGAAAGGCTTAATGAAAGTTCAAGCTGGGACACACAATTCGTTCCTAGAGTTGAACAAATTATTTGTGTAGGAAAGATAACGTCAGAAAATTATTGTGCATCAGGTGGTGCAGCAGAGTTTGAAGTTCATGATGTGAACAATGCAAATGCAGATCCAAATAAGGTGGATCTTAAATGGCAAACATGCTCTTGCCTTATATGGCAAAGGTGTGGGTACCCTTGTGAACATGTCATTGCAGCTATTGAATACAGTGGACGTAATGTGTATAACTACTTTGATGTGTACTTCATGGTTGCCAAATACAGCGAGATATATTCAGAGGTTATTAATCCTTTGCATTTGGCTAAAAAAAGCCTAAGCAaagggaataagaaaaaatatgtAGAGTCTGAGGAGGTGTCTCTGACTGATTAG
- the LOC131246930 gene encoding uncharacterized protein LOC131246930 encodes MMSTNKVSLLYRFEGDFICESNKVCYKGGTNCIVHVDRGIVYVNLVSKVHGICKFTDISNIKYNYPGLDLDSLLSIENDDDVSNMMEAFPQSSEPIQLFIFCGQNLSIPTVIPSFLLQNANNENNQASLRDLHESNGTLAPSSHNTTVINNDVPSASNDLRKVNSLLMDNQELYYRVVDTCVNDMLKIMLVLKEYQEFEDANAFHKALREYAIRSNFEYKRTRSGGGRYQAKCIKDNCSWHIHACKLLDKPTFKIKSLKGNHTCYATNELTMSNTRTDRQASRKWIAALVKDGLQKDLLCIPKDIIDKIMQEYEIEVSCDKAWRGKELALKEIALEQYVPNLGMLCKDIEMTNPGSTAKLSRSSDNSLRLFCYI; translated from the exons ATGATGTCTACAAACAAGGTGTCGTTGCTCTATAGATTTGAGGGCGACTTCATTTGTGAATCAAATAAGGTTTGCTACAAAGGAGGCACAAACTGCATTGTTCATGTCGATCGAGGGATTGTTTACGTCAATCTTGTATCCAAAGTGCATGGGATTTGCAAGTTTACCGACATTAGCAACATCAAGTACAACTATCCTGGTCTAGATTTGGATTCACTTTTGTCGATTGAGAATGATGATGACGTATCCAATATGATGGAAGCATTTCCTCAAAGCAGTGAGCCTATTCAGCTCTTCATTTTTTGTGGCCAAaacctttcaatccccactgtgatTCCCAG TTTTCTGTTGCAGAATGCCAATAATGAAAATAATCAAGCATCATTGCGGGATTTGCATGAAAGTAATGGAACACTTGCACCTTCCTCACATAATACTACTGTCATTAACAACGATGTTCCAAGTGCATCAAATGATTTACGTAAAGTGAACAGCTTGTTGATGGATAATCAAGAATTATATTACAGGGTGGTTGATACTTGTGTTAATGACATGCTCAAAATTATGTTAGTTTTAAAAGAATACCAAGAATTTGAAGATGCAAATGCTTTCCACAAGGCTTTAAGGGAGTACGCCATACGTTCAAATTTTGAATACAAGCGAACTAGGTCAGGCGGTGGCCGTTATCAGGCAAAATGCATTAAAGACAATTGCTCATGGCACATACATGCATGTAAGCTTCTTGACAAGCCTACATTCAAGATAAAATCCCTGAAGGGAAACCATACTTGTTATGCTACGAATGAGTTAACAATGTCAAATACAAGAACGGATCGACAGGCCAGTAGGAAATGGATTGCTGCTTTGGTcaaggatggactccagaaaGATTTGCTTTGTATACCCAAAGATATTATTGATAAGATAATGCAAGAATATGAGATTGAAGTAAGCTGTGATAAAGCTTGGAGGGGTAAAGAGTTGGCCCTAAAAGAGATAGCACTAGAACAATATGTTCCAAATCTTGGTATGCTTTGTAAAGACATTGAGATGACAAATCCAGGAAGCACGGCAAAGCTTAGCAGGTCATCAGACAATTCCTTGAGACTTTTTTGTTACATATAA